In Candidatus Nitrosotalea sinensis, one DNA window encodes the following:
- a CDS encoding 5-formyltetrahydrofolate cyclo-ligase, whose protein sequence is MSNPVEKSRLRKQILDARDSLSLDFIKIASSKIRDNLRKIDFYRQSTSIGVYYSIGSEVQTHELIQEFFNQGKEVALPRVEKNDIIFKKITSMSDLEMGSFSVMEPKEKCETVKKLDVILVPAIALTRDGYRLGYGFGFYDRYLHGKKSKKIGLAYAKHILKSFPHDDHDIKMDCIVTEDSVIYAK, encoded by the coding sequence TTGTCCAATCCAGTTGAAAAATCCAGACTACGTAAGCAGATTTTGGATGCAAGAGATTCACTTTCGCTTGATTTTATAAAAATTGCAAGCAGTAAGATACGTGACAATCTACGGAAAATTGATTTTTACAGGCAATCAACATCTATTGGCGTGTACTATTCCATAGGAAGTGAAGTTCAGACACATGAGTTGATACAGGAATTTTTCAATCAGGGAAAAGAAGTGGCGTTACCACGTGTAGAAAAAAACGATATAATTTTTAAAAAAATTACCAGCATGTCAGATCTGGAGATGGGTAGTTTTTCAGTAATGGAGCCAAAAGAAAAGTGTGAAACTGTGAAAAAACTTGACGTCATACTAGTACCAGCAATTGCATTAACAAGAGACGGATACAGACTAGGATATGGTTTTGGATTTTACGATAGATACCTGCACGGAAAGAAATCAAAGAAGATAGGATTAGCATATGCAAAACACATACTGAAATCATTTCCTCATGATGATCACGATATAAAGATGGATTGCATAGTAACAGAAGACTCTGTTATTTACGCCAAGTAA
- a CDS encoding bifunctional 5,10-methylenetetrahydrofolate dehydrogenase/5,10-methenyltetrahydrofolate cyclohydrolase, which translates to MTGQKIDGIVVSASVKERVKSAVKELAENGIIPCLATVLVGDDPASATYVRNKQKACADVGITTKDHKLPSEFSQKEMNSLVNLLNNDDSVHGILVQLPLPGQLDEFTTTSRISPLKDVDGLTPHNIGLLTTGRGILKPCTPSGIMELFEYYKIPLEGKNVTIINRSNLVGKPLYNMMLEKNATVTTCHSKTRNLKEYCLNSDIIVTAIGNRQKFILTEDMVKEGAVVIDVGTARLDGKLVGDVDYENVIKKASYVTPVPGGVGPMTIAMLLKNTVTAASISKEFVQSS; encoded by the coding sequence TTGACAGGTCAAAAAATAGACGGAATTGTAGTATCTGCATCAGTAAAGGAGCGAGTCAAATCAGCTGTAAAAGAGTTAGCAGAGAATGGAATAATACCATGTCTTGCCACTGTTCTAGTCGGAGATGATCCAGCATCTGCTACATATGTTAGAAACAAGCAAAAAGCATGCGCAGATGTAGGAATTACAACAAAGGATCACAAGCTTCCTTCAGAATTTTCCCAAAAGGAAATGAACTCTCTTGTGAATTTATTAAATAATGATGATTCAGTTCATGGAATTCTAGTGCAACTTCCGCTTCCAGGTCAATTAGATGAGTTTACAACAACTTCTAGAATTTCCCCATTGAAAGATGTAGATGGATTAACACCGCACAACATAGGATTGCTGACAACAGGCAGAGGAATTCTCAAGCCTTGTACACCTTCAGGAATAATGGAATTATTTGAATATTATAAGATACCATTAGAAGGAAAAAATGTGACAATAATAAACAGAAGCAATCTAGTGGGCAAACCCCTCTACAATATGATGCTAGAAAAAAATGCTACTGTGACTACTTGTCACTCTAAAACAAGAAACCTCAAAGAATATTGCCTTAATTCAGACATTATAGTAACGGCAATTGGGAATAGGCAGAAATTCATTCTAACTGAAGACATGGTAAAAGAAGGAGCAGTTGTGATAGATGTTGGGACAGCAAGGTTAGATGGAAAATTGGTAGGAGACGTAGACTATGAGAATGTCATCAAAAAGGCATCATATGTTACACCTGTTCCAGGAGGAGTAGGACCAATGACAATAGCGATGCTTTTAAAAAACACCGTAACAGCTGCATCAATTAGTAAAGAATTTGTCCAATCCAGTTGA
- a CDS encoding DNA polymerase, which yields MAEPFAISDYKNLGTINTKIFQDRSLAVSDLRPIYALDTETYKGDVFLIADSDGRYLDQISPEAVIKFLFHKKYQNSWNFFYNITYDAEVILKLLGRELNNYKKTRKLEFRFQDYKIEYIPNKKLAIRKGHHSTVFFDIAQFYHASLKDAYQKNIGQLQKEYLEIKQKRNGFSSWFYKNNRNKIRNYCIQDCILTKQLAEKWIKLFHNAFGFYPMRWVSSGYLAEKVLVNNQIDIPRFDSIPYEIQKLAFQSYFGGRFEILKRGFIGTAFQYDVNSAYPNALAQIPNLSKGDWIQQKSIHPDAKLGFFRIIANIPDLKYVPPFPFRKNHSIIFPSGKFETCVTLAELLACNNPKYYKILESYQFIPSSDEYPYREFIEQLYQKRLTLKAEDNPLQLPIKTVMNSIYGKTGQKTNRRIGNLFNPVLFATITGIARAQLYRFVMENNLERDVVSFATDSICVTKRLDIDSDKIGEFSFDDSASDVFVLQNGINRFNGKWKQRGLGKLQDRDIEHLETIIKKGKMYLKFKVLRSSRLRSSILQDKLSEIGRIKTFEKEVNLNADKKRFWLGEIESIDSRIMNESTPISLNHFIKETL from the coding sequence ATGGCAGAACCCTTCGCCATAAGCGACTACAAGAATCTAGGCACGATTAACACCAAAATCTTCCAAGATCGTAGCCTAGCCGTATCTGATTTACGCCCAATTTACGCACTAGATACAGAGACCTACAAGGGAGATGTCTTTCTCATAGCCGATTCTGATGGCAGATACCTAGACCAAATCAGCCCAGAGGCAGTAATCAAGTTCCTATTTCACAAAAAATATCAAAACTCATGGAACTTTTTCTATAATATCACCTATGATGCAGAAGTCATCTTGAAATTATTAGGCAGAGAATTAAACAACTACAAGAAAACAAGAAAATTAGAATTCAGATTTCAAGATTACAAAATAGAATACATTCCAAACAAGAAACTGGCAATTAGAAAAGGTCATCACAGTACAGTATTTTTTGATATTGCCCAATTCTATCATGCTAGTCTTAAAGATGCATATCAGAAAAACATTGGGCAATTACAAAAAGAATACTTGGAAATAAAACAAAAAAGAAATGGTTTTTCAAGTTGGTTTTACAAAAACAATAGAAATAAAATCAGAAACTATTGCATTCAAGATTGCATCTTAACAAAACAGTTGGCAGAAAAATGGATTAAACTGTTCCACAATGCATTTGGTTTCTATCCAATGCGATGGGTTTCATCAGGATATTTGGCAGAAAAAGTTTTGGTAAACAATCAAATCGATATTCCAAGATTTGATTCGATCCCTTATGAAATACAAAAATTAGCATTTCAATCATATTTTGGCGGAAGATTTGAAATACTGAAACGTGGCTTTATTGGAACTGCATTCCAGTATGATGTCAATTCTGCATACCCTAACGCGCTAGCACAGATTCCAAATCTATCCAAAGGAGATTGGATACAACAAAAATCAATTCATCCTGATGCAAAACTAGGATTTTTTCGTATAATTGCAAACATTCCAGATTTGAAATATGTTCCGCCTTTTCCTTTTAGAAAGAATCACAGTATCATTTTTCCATCAGGCAAGTTTGAGACGTGTGTAACTTTGGCAGAATTACTAGCCTGTAATAATCCAAAATACTACAAGATCTTAGAGTCTTACCAGTTCATACCTAGTTCTGACGAGTATCCATACAGGGAATTTATAGAACAACTATACCAAAAACGCCTTACTCTCAAGGCAGAGGATAACCCGTTACAACTACCCATCAAGACCGTAATGAACAGCATCTACGGAAAGACAGGTCAAAAGACCAACCGAAGAATAGGAAATCTGTTCAATCCTGTTCTGTTTGCTACAATTACAGGTATTGCAAGGGCTCAACTGTATAGATTTGTCATGGAAAATAATCTCGAAAGAGATGTAGTTTCCTTTGCTACTGATTCGATCTGTGTTACAAAAAGACTAGATATTGATTCTGATAAAATAGGTGAATTTTCTTTTGATGATTCTGCAAGCGATGTATTTGTTTTACAAAATGGAATCAACCGTTTCAATGGAAAGTGGAAACAAAGAGGACTAGGAAAACTGCAAGACCGAGATATTGAACACTTGGAGACGATTATCAAGAAAGGAAAGATGTATTTGAAATTCAAAGTGTTACGAAGTTCTAGGTTAAGATCATCAATACTTCAAGACAAGTTATCTGAAATTGGTAGAATTAAGACGTTTGAAAAGGAAGTGAATTTGAACGCAGACAAGAAACGATTTTGGTTAGGAGAGATTGAAAGTATAGATTCTAGAATCATGAATGAATCAACACCAATATCGTTAAATCATTTTATAAAAGAAACATTGTGA